TGAGATTGTGGAACATTCCCAAGGCATAACCGATTTCTTTCGCGTGTGAGCGATCGCCTATACTATCAAAAGACTGGGAACCTTCAATAAAGCTAATTGCTCGCCAAAATGAGCCATCTGCATCCTTGCAATGGTCTTGAGTATCTTTGGTCAATAGTACGCGTGGCACTTCCCAGCGACGATTAAGGGGTATATCCTGCAACCGTTTGTGAACATGTTCTGTGAAGGTACGCATATTCTGCATAATCAGTTGTGGCTGACGAAACACCTGCGTGTTAATACGTTGCAGGACAAAATGTTGTTCCTTTGAGGAATCTAGAGTTACCAAAAAAGTGTCATTTATATTACCACTGCCAAACGCTTTAACTCCTGTAACCTTTCCCAGTTGGGCGAATTGGTTAGCGATCGCCACCAGATTCCGGGTATCCTGTGTATTGATTTCTTCTGTCATGTGTTTGACCTGTACTACTCCTCACTTACATTGCACACAAGCAATAGGGGATATCGTAGCGCAAGTGTCAAGATAATTCGTAATTGGTAGATATGAAAAACAAGATCCCCGACTTCTTTGAGAAGTCGGGGATCTACGGGTTGCAATTTAATAGTTAGGAAATCTCATCGTTATCAACCCACTCATCATAAGATGAGTCATAACCAACGTAGTGAACAAAGTATTGCTTACCTTGGATTTGCTCAATTGTTGCAGAATACCAAGCCTCTTGCTCATCATCCCAACATTTAACCTTTTGACCGACTGCATATCCATTGTCATCAGTAGCACGAAGATCGCGAGTGCGAATGTCATCTTCACCTACCCACTCGTCATAAGATGAACCGTAACCAAGGTAATGAATAAAGAATTGGTCATCTTGGATTTTCTCAATTGTTCCCTGATACCAATCCTCGTCATCATTATCCCAGACTTCCACGGTTTTACTTACTTCATACTGATTCTTATCTGACTTGACAGCAGATGAAACATCTTGAATCGGCTTTTGCTCTTCTTGTTTGATTTCTTCTTTTACTAAGGCATAAGCTTGCAAAATCAAATTACGAGCGACAGTTTGAGTTCCTGTATGCTCGTAGTAATTGGTAGTTTGGTCTAGGAATGCTGCGACAAAATCTAAATTATCATCAGCAATCTGGATAAAATTACCCAAATTACTAGAAATTGATTGCGGGGTGATGCCTGTTTTGGATACTAAGTCATTCATCCAGCCTTGCACTGAGTTGAAACCCTGACTGATAAAACCAACTTTATCAGAAGGATTATTACCTGGAAGAAAGTTATTAACGGCTAAGAAAACTGGATTTTGAGTTATTGCACTAGCATCAGTGCCGCTAATAACTCCGTGAATTTTGCTCAGGAAATCGGGGCCTAAGGGTAGAATTCCATCTAGACAAACTAGAGCAATCATCCGCATTAGGGACGCATTTTGATAGTTATTAGCCAGGGAATTAGCAAACTCTTGGGGATTAGGTTGAGGAATGCCGTTTATTTTGCAAAAGGCAATGATTTCGACAGCTATTTTTAGTGCTAAGTCAATGGATTGAGTGACATCCGCTTTGGGAGTAATTTTGCCTAAAAAAGAGAGAAAGCCGATTTTCTCACTAACTTTATTCGCTAAAGCCGCTGCTGCCATTGCTGTGTCTGCCTTATCAATTGTTTGATAAAGTTTGATTGCAAACTGGTAGCCTTTTTGAGGATCTTCGTATACGCTAACGGCGCGATCGCGGATTTTCTGGATTACCTTAGCATCAGTTTCTCCAGTAATGGTGCGAATACTATTGTCAAACCCCGTCAAATTGCTCCATTCCCCTGGTGCTACATAATCAAGAGCCTTTAAAACTTTGACAGTAATATTGTCAGTTGGTAATTCGTCAACCAACTGAATAATCGATTTGTCCATCAGCCGATCCTCAAAACTCAAAATATGGTTACAATCTGGTTCAGAATAGCCCAGCGCCCACAATAAGTCTTTCTCTGGTGGTTACTGAGCAATTACTAAACTGTATTTATAGAGTTCCCCGAACCGATCGAAAAATTAAGGGCGACTAGCAAAAATTTTGGGTCTTCGAGACGCAATAAATCGCCGTCTCTACAAGTGTTTTGGTCTTATCTGAACTGTATTTAACTATAAAAACTGTAGTAATTCGCTTTCTCATTTAGCATAATTCACTAATTATAAGTTCAGTAAAATTATTGATATCTAATTCAATTGATCAATTTACTCCTGTATAGAATTATCGATTTTTCAGATAATTTATTACTTATTCCACGGTAATTGTATCGACCTATGAGTGTATTAAGTTAGCTAAACTACGGTAAACCTATCAATGAGCCAGTGTTTGAGTGCGATCAAAGGCCGGTAAAATCATCGACTTTTGAGGGAATTTACTAATAAGAATTAGCTCAAAATCACTAGTTGAATTTAAATTTCAATATCCGTTTTTATTCCTGGACAACTTGAAAGCGCATGTTAGAATTACAGCAAAACCGCATAATAAATAGTCGGTAAGCTTAATTAACTTACTAACCTTAGAGACTGTAATAATTGGTCTACTTACGCTTGATTATGGGTATTTGAAGCAAGACTGAAATTATTGAGTCTTAAATAAAAAACATTGAGGTAAAAATATAAATCATGAAATACGTAAATCGTTTTTTTAGTACTCTATTTGTTGTCAGCACTGGACTATATTTACTACCTCATTCGGTAGCCGATGCAGTTACCTTAAGCAATGGCACGATCGCCTTTGCTGAACCACCACGTTTAGTTAGTGCCAGCACTCCATACCGCGATACAAGTATTCCCAATACGACGTACTATTTCACGCTGGAAGTGCCAGCGACAGCCGGGGAACCCTTGCAGGAGGTTACTTTTAACCAGATTCAAGGGAGTGAAGATATTGAATTCAATCAAAAAGATACTTTTGCCTTTGAAGGGACACGCAATCAACAAGGTTCAAAGTTGGCACTCAAAACTGTAAAAGGTAACGACAAACAGCAGACTATCACAGTAACCTTTGATACTCCCATAGCACCAGGTAAGACGGTTACTATTGGTCTGCAAACTTACGAGAATCCTTTTAATGATGGCGTCTATTTATTTGACGTTAAGGCTTTTCCGTCTGGTGAGAAAACTGTCGGTCAATCTCTCGGTATTGGACGCTTTCAATTTTATGGGCCTATGGGTACAGAGAATTAATTTGATTCGGGACTAGGGATTAGACATCTGGTGAAAATGAATGTAAAGACGTAGCAGTGCTACGTCTCTACAAGGATTCTGGATAACGCATATTTAATTTCTGGAGATGTCTATTGGGAAAGATTTTTCCTAATACCCAATACTTAGTCCCTTTTGTCTGACCTATTCGACGCAAAATCTGTTATTTTAAGCATTGGGGACAAAAATTATACTTGTCCTCTATTTTTTTGAGAAGTTTTCGCTACAAACTAAACTCTCTTCAGGAGTAATGTCAATAAATTTTAATAACCTCTTGTTTTTTACCACAATCTATGCAAATCTCATAACTGTATACTACGGCATATTAGTCGGTTTACCGTAGATTCACAGTAAATTAGGTGGGTTATCCGATAAACTCAAAATTTAGTGCCAAGTAAACTTTTAGCGTCCATTACAAGGGTTCTTGAAAGCTATGTCTGAGCCACGCTACGGGATTTGGATTCCCGTTTACGGCAACTGCGGCGTAATGAACCATCCTCTTGAACCTCGTGATGCCAGTTATTCACGAGCTAAGGATCTTATCCAGTTGGCTGAACGGTGCGGGTTTACTACAACTTTGATCGCAGAACACATCATTAATCCCAGAAATCAACAACTAGATCAGCTGGAAACTTGGACAGCAGCAGCAGCCCTTGCCGAAGCCACAAATTCTATCGAAATTATTGCCGCTGTGAAGCCTTTACTTTTTCATCCAGCAATCTTAGCGAAGATGGCATTAGGCATTGATGCGATAAGTGGTGGGCGTTTTGCAATCAATTTAGTAAGTGCTTGGTTTAAGCCAGAAATGGAAAAATCAGGCATATCTTTTCTTCCCCACGATGAGCGTTACCGCTATTCCGATGAGTGGATCAGAGTAGTCAAGGCGCTGTGGAGTGGAGAAAGAGTTAATTTTCAAGGAGATTATTTTCAGATCAGTGACCTCAACTTCAATCCTCCTCCCGTAGCTAATCCTCATCCACGGGTGTATGTGGGAGGTGAGTCAGAACCAGCGCAGGCATTAGCGGCAAAAGAGGCAGATGTATTTTTTCTCAATGGTCGTCCTATAGAAGTGATCCGAGAAACCATTGCTCAAGTTGCAAAACAGCCGCGCGATCGCTCCAAACCACTGGGCTTTGCGATGTCCGCATTTGTGATTGCTCGGCCCACAGATGAAGAAGCCCAAGAAGAATATCACAACTTGCGGGCAATGGTAGTAGCACAAGACGATCGCTCAGAACTGCTCAAAGGAGTTGATTCGGAAGTTGTGATGTTTAAGAACTTGGCCAAGTACCCAGGCGTAGGAAGTAACGGTGGCACGGCTGCTGGCTTAGTTGGTAGCTATGACACCGTGGCTAGTCGCATTGCCGAATTTAACAGAGTGGGAATTGGCACATTTATGCTGCAATTTCAGCCGTTCGCGACTGAGATGAGGCATTTTTCCGAGGAGGTAATGCCACGAGTGCGTAGGCGTAACCCGCCGGAGGCATCGCTAGAACTGTTGGCAGCAAAAGGATAGGGACTGGGAGAAAGTTTTCCAAATACTCAATCCTCAGTACCCAATACCCCCAATAATTGGGCGATCGCTCAACCGTAGAACCCTGAGTAACTTGTCTCATTTCAAACTCACACACAGGAAAAAACCATGACTGCAATTCTCACACGTCCGGCTTGGACAATTGAATTTGAAACTGAAACTATTGATAAACTAATTGATAAGCACGCTCCGCATATTCCGAAGAAGCGGTTGTATGAACAAAGAGCGATCGCCACAAAAGAAGAAATAGATAATTTCTACCCCTTCCGCGTTGGTGGAGCAGCTCACGATCTATTTATTGTGCAAGTTGTCGCTAACATCATTGATAAAATTCCCGACCCGGAATTGCAGCTATTTTTAAGTCGGCAACTTGGAGATGATGGCGCACACGCTGAAAATACCCGTCGGCGTATAGAAGTATTATTTGGCCACGACCCCATAGATGATATTCAAAAGCAAGTACAAAAGCATTGGGATTATTTGGGAGACTTGCCCATACGTGATTGGTTAGGCTGGTTAGCCTGGGAACTACATTATGAACATCATATTGTTGCCCCTGGCGTGTTGAATCGGCGGCTGTCAAGATTGTACGATCCAATATCATCAACTTTTGCCACAGAGAGAATCATTCCCGATGAAACATATCACCGTGCAGGAGTCGCGCAGTGGTGGCACCGTAAATTTGACAAAGCCTCACCAACTGAAAAAGCTGATTTAGCTGCACAAGTTATAGAAGCAGACGAAGAAGTTCAACGCCGTCGCAATCCCTACCTTAAAGAGCATGGACAGATTACCCGCCGTGCCCTGGGTTTTGAAGTTGAAGGAGGAGATGTAATTTATGACACTTGGCGACAAGAGGTACTATCTTACTTCTTCGATATTCCTATTTCCAAACTACCAAAACTCATGAGTATTAACGATTAAAAGCTTGTGTAGCCTCGTTCCCAGCCTGGAGGCTGGGAACGAGGCTAATCCCCAAT
This Nostoc sp. C052 DNA region includes the following protein-coding sequences:
- a CDS encoding Tudor-knot domain-containing protein, with the protein product MDKSIIQLVDELPTDNITVKVLKALDYVAPGEWSNLTGFDNSIRTITGETDAKVIQKIRDRAVSVYEDPQKGYQFAIKLYQTIDKADTAMAAAALANKVSEKIGFLSFLGKITPKADVTQSIDLALKIAVEIIAFCKINGIPQPNPQEFANSLANNYQNASLMRMIALVCLDGILPLGPDFLSKIHGVISGTDASAITQNPVFLAVNNFLPGNNPSDKVGFISQGFNSVQGWMNDLVSKTGITPQSISSNLGNFIQIADDNLDFVAAFLDQTTNYYEHTGTQTVARNLILQAYALVKEEIKQEEQKPIQDVSSAVKSDKNQYEVSKTVEVWDNDDEDWYQGTIEKIQDDQFFIHYLGYGSSYDEWVGEDDIRTRDLRATDDNGYAVGQKVKCWDDEQEAWYSATIEQIQGKQYFVHYVGYDSSYDEWVDNDEIS
- a CDS encoding DUF2808 domain-containing protein: MKYVNRFFSTLFVVSTGLYLLPHSVADAVTLSNGTIAFAEPPRLVSASTPYRDTSIPNTTYYFTLEVPATAGEPLQEVTFNQIQGSEDIEFNQKDTFAFEGTRNQQGSKLALKTVKGNDKQQTITVTFDTPIAPGKTVTIGLQTYENPFNDGVYLFDVKAFPSGEKTVGQSLGIGRFQFYGPMGTEN
- a CDS encoding LLM class flavin-dependent oxidoreductase, with the translated sequence MSEPRYGIWIPVYGNCGVMNHPLEPRDASYSRAKDLIQLAERCGFTTTLIAEHIINPRNQQLDQLETWTAAAALAEATNSIEIIAAVKPLLFHPAILAKMALGIDAISGGRFAINLVSAWFKPEMEKSGISFLPHDERYRYSDEWIRVVKALWSGERVNFQGDYFQISDLNFNPPPVANPHPRVYVGGESEPAQALAAKEADVFFLNGRPIEVIRETIAQVAKQPRDRSKPLGFAMSAFVIARPTDEEAQEEYHNLRAMVVAQDDRSELLKGVDSEVVMFKNLAKYPGVGSNGGTAAGLVGSYDTVASRIAEFNRVGIGTFMLQFQPFATEMRHFSEEVMPRVRRRNPPEASLELLAAKG